The following nucleotide sequence is from Gammaproteobacteria bacterium.
TACGGCACGGCCAAGCACGAGCTGGCGCCGGTAGAGGATCAGGGCGTGCTGTTCATCAGCGCCAACGCGCCGAAGGACGCCACGTTGCCCTACGTGGAAAAGTACACCCACGAGTTCGAGAAGATATTCGACAGCTTCCCTGAGAAAGACCGTTACTTCATGATCAACGGTCGGGGCGAGGTCGACAATGTCATCGCCGGCTTTATCATGAAACCCTGGAGCGAGCGTACCCGGTCGCAGAGTCAGGTCAAGCCTATTCTGCAGCGGGAGCTTGCAGGGGTCGCGGGCCTGAAGTCGGTGGTGTTCCCGCTGCCCACCCTGCCGGGCGGCGGCCAGGGTCTGCCGGTACAGTTCGTGATTACCTCCACCGGCGATCCGCGTCTGCTTTATGACGTTTCGCAACAACTGCTGCAGGCGGCGCAGACAAGCGGCAAGTTCATCTTCGTGGATTCGGATCTGAAATATCAGAATCCTCAGATCCATATCAAGATCGACCGGGCCAAGGCGGGCGAGCTGGGCATTTCCATGCGGGATATCGGCAGTTCCCTGAGCGCGATGCTGGGCGGCGGCTATATCAATTATTTCAATCTCGCCGGGCGCAGCTATAAGGTGATTCCACAGGTGCCCGATGCCGCGAGGGCGACGCCGGAAATGCTCGACAATTACCGTATCCGCACGGCCAGCGGGACATTGGTGCCGCTTTCGACCGTGGCGTCGCTATCCAAGACGGTCGAGCCGAACAAGCTGAATCAGTTCCAGCAGCTCAATTCGGCCACCATCTCGGGCGTGATGATGCCCGGGCAGTCGATCGGCGAGGGCCTGACCTTCCTGCGCGACAAGGCCAAGCAGCTCCTGCCCGCAGGCTTCGGCTACGATTATGCGGGTGAATCACGCCAGTTCATTCAGGAAGGCAGTGCGCTGGCCGTCACCTTCGTGTTCTCGCTGATCATCATCTTCCTGGTGCTTTCGGCGCAGTTCGAGAGTTTCCGTGATCCGATCATCGTGCTGATCAGTGTGCCGATGGCGATTTCGGGCGCCTTGATCTTCATCAGTCTCGGGTTGTCGACTGTGAACATTTACACCCAGATCGGTCTGATCACGCTGATCGGACTGATCAGCAAGCACGGTATCCTCATCGTGCAGTTCGCGAACGATCTGCAACATCAGGGACGCCAGAAGCGCGAGGCGGTCGAGCAGGCAGCCGCCATCCGCCTGCGCCCGATTCTGATGACTACGGCCGCTATGGCCACCGGCGTGGTGCCGCTGTTGATCGCCGCCGGTCCCGGTGCGGTGAGCCGCTTCGATATCGGGCTGACCATTTTCACTGGTATCCTGATCGGCACCATGTTTACGCTGTTCGTGGTGCCGGCGATCTACATGCTGATCGCCAAGGATCATTCGAAGGACCGCGTGCAAGGCGCCTGATTTCTCAGGTGGCTTGAAAAAGACAAGGCCCGGCGAATGCCGGGCCTTTTTTATTGCCGCCTTCGGTTGCGCCGCCGCCGGTAGAGCCATTCAATCAGGCTCGATAGTCCCACCAGTCCTGCCAGCACCCAGATCCGCTGCGGGTCCTCGCGCCAGGTTTGCACCAGCAAGGCGGCCAGTGCCGCCAGGCAGGCCAGCACACCGGCCGCGGCGAGCGGGCGTTTCCCATGGGTGCGGTCGTGCAGCTTGAAGTTCGCCAAGTTGACCAGGGCGAATATGACCAGGAATCCCGCGCTGCCGATGGTGGCGATGCTGCTCAGATCGAACAGATTGGCAGCCAGCAGCGCCGCAAAGGTGGTCAGCAGCAGTCCCTCCAGCGGCTGGTTCCAGATGCGGTGCTCGAGCTGTTCCGGCAGTTCGCCGTCCTTGGCGAGGATATAGCTGACGCGCGCCGCACCGTACAGCGTTGCATTGATGGCCGATGCGGTCGAAAGCAGTGCGGCGATGCCGATCAGGGTATAGCCGGTCGCACCGAGAAAGGGGCGGGCCGCCTCGGCCAGGGCATAGTCGCGCGCATGAATGATCTGCGGCAGCGACAGGGTGCCGACGGTGACGGCGGCCACGGCGATGTAGAGCAGGATGACGAAACCGATGGCGATGTAAAAGGCGCGCGGCAGGTTGTGGGCCGGATCACGAATATCCCGCGCGGTATTGGCGATCAGCTCGAAACCCTCATAGGCCAGGAAGATCAGCATGCCGCCGGCGAGCAGGGTCAGCGGCGGACTCCATGTGTCAGGCGTGAGACGGGCGGGTTGTACGGCCTGCAGACCCAGCAATACGAAACCCAGCAGGATGATCACCTTGACGACTACGATCCCGGTCTCGGCGCGGCTGACGATCTGTGAGCCGGCGATATTGAGCAGGGTGAGGGCGAGAATGACCGCGGTTATGAGACTGTGCTTCAGCATGGCGCTGTGCGGGTCGCCGAACAGGCTGGCGCCATAACTGCCGAAGGCGTAGGCGTACAGGGCCAGCATGATGATGTAGCTGAGCCACAACAGGATGTTGAGCGAACCGCTGAACAGGCCGCTGCCGAAGGCCTGGTTGAGGAATTCGACCGTACCGCCCTGCGACGGTATGGCAACCGACAAACGCGCATAGGAGTAGCCGGTCAGCAGCGCGACCAGGCCGGCGAACAAAAAGGCCAGCGGTGCGCCGCCGTGCGTGAGCTGGACCGACAGTCCGAGGACGGCGAAGATGCCGCCGCCGACCATGCCGCCGATGCCGATGGCCACGGCGCCCCACAGGCCGATTTTGCCTTGTTGCTTCATGTGGTTCCTTGTCGATTGGTATGGGCGGGGTCAGAAATGCTGCGCACTGGCAGCCCGCCATTCCGCGGCATAGGCCGGCGGCGGCGAGCCGCCGAGCAGGGCCCCGGTTTCGAGATACGGATAAATCTCCGCGCAGGTGCGCGGCGTGCCTTCAGCCATGCGCCGCATGATGTGGTGCGGCTGCAGTTCGTCCGGGTCGTCGACCCCCAGCGCGCCGCACAGGTTGACGAAACTGCGCATCGTCGCCTGGTGGAAACGGCACACCCGGGCGGCCTTGCTGGTCACGTCGATGGCGCGCGCCCGGCGGCGGTCCTGGGTCGCGACGCCGCTCGGGCAGGTGTTGCGGTTGCAGCGCAGGGCCTGGATGCAGCCGAGCGCGAACATCATCGGTCTGGCCATGCTGCACAGAT
It contains:
- a CDS encoding APC family permease, giving the protein MKQQGKIGLWGAVAIGIGGMVGGGIFAVLGLSVQLTHGGAPLAFLFAGLVALLTGYSYARLSVAIPSQGGTVEFLNQAFGSGLFSGSLNILLWLSYIIMLALYAYAFGSYGASLFGDPHSAMLKHSLITAVILALTLLNIAGSQIVSRAETGIVVVKVIILLGFVLLGLQAVQPARLTPDTWSPPLTLLAGGMLIFLAYEGFELIANTARDIRDPAHNLPRAFYIAIGFVILLYIAVAAVTVGTLSLPQIIHARDYALAEAARPFLGATGYTLIGIAALLSTASAINATLYGAARVSYILAKDGELPEQLEHRIWNQPLEGLLLTTFAALLAANLFDLSSIATIGSAGFLVIFALVNLANFKLHDRTHGKRPLAAAGVLACLAALAALLVQTWREDPQRIWVLAGLVGLSSLIEWLYRRRRNRRRQ